Proteins co-encoded in one Setaria viridis chromosome 9, Setaria_viridis_v4.0, whole genome shotgun sequence genomic window:
- the LOC117839375 gene encoding probable galacturonosyltransferase 7 isoform X2, whose protein sequence is MKATAPPAKRRRGPRLAVLALVFCSLLVPIAFLFNRFPAVYVTDERPQQIDLPSHAGFESVGSVVKRDSAGVIGVNVEAQDSSEKISRSSEDSHNGIDTDSSSISTEPKALPPPKIEQPVLPPPKVEQPKPEVKPVPVPVQQKGDDRWIRPPRVQNADEVEKAKACQLEFGSYCLWSIEHKEVMRDTIVKRLKDQLFVARSYYPSIAKLKGKEALTRELKQNIQEHERVLSESIVDADLPSFIKKKIEIMDQSIARAKSCTVDCNNVDRKLRQILHMTEDEAHFHMKQSAYLYNLGVHTMPKSHHCLNMRLTVEYFKSTPLDPDDSPAHKFNIPDHRHYVILSKNVLAASVVINSTVSSCEDTENVVFHVLTDAQNFYAMKHWFARNSYRESAVDVINYEQIIFENFPEFGTQPLYLPEEFRVFISSLERPTEKSRMEYLSVFSHSHFFIAEIFKDLKKVIILDDDVVVQRDLSFLWNLDMGDKVNGAVRFCGLKLGQLRNLLGRTMYDPQSCAWMSGVNIIDLDKWREHNVTENYLQLLRKFGNHDDEASLRAAALPISLLSFQHLLYPLDERFTLSGLGYDYGIKEEVAQSSISLHYNGNMKPWLELGIPDYRKYWKRFLTRDERFMDECNVSP, encoded by the exons ATGAAGGCGACTGCTCCGCCGGCGAAGCGGCGGAGAGGCCCGCGGCTGGCGGTGCTGGCGCTCGTCTTCTGCTCGCTGCTCGTGCCGATCGCCTTCCTCTTCAACCGCTTCCCCGCCG TGTATGTGACGGATGAGCGCCCCCAGCAG ATTGACTTGCCTTCACATGCGGGGTTTGAAAGTGTTGGCTCTGTAGTAAAGCGGGACAGTGCTGGTGTTATTGGTGTTAATGTGGAGGCACAG GATTCATCTGAGAAGATTTCCAGGAGCAGTGAAGACTCCCACAATGGTATTGATACCGACTCTTCCAGCATTAGCACTGAACCAAAAG CTCTCCCCCCTCCGAAAATTGAACAACCAGTTCTCCCCCCTCCAAAAGTTGAACAACCAAAACCAGAAGTGAAGCCAGTACCAGTTCCAGTTCAACAAAAA GGTGACGATAGGTGGATTAGGCCTCCCAGAGTTCAAAATGCTGATGAAGTGGAAAAGGCTAAGGCTTGTCAACTTGAATTTGGGAGTTACTGTCTCTGGTCCATAGAGCACAAAGAAGTTATGAGGGATACCATCGTGAAAAGGCTGAAAGATCAGCTATTTGTAGCTCGATCATACTACCCAAGCATTGCGAAACTTAAAGGAAAGGAGGCACTGACTCGTGAATTGAAGCAAAATATTCAAGAACATGAGAGGGTTCTCAGTGAATCCATTGTTGATGCTGATCTACCATCCTT tataaaaaagaagatagagataATGGACCAATCAATAGCAAGAGCCAAATCGTGCACTGTGGATTGTAACAATGTCGACAGAAAGCTTCGTCAAATTCTTCATATGACAGAGGATGAAGCTCATTTTCATATGAAGCAGAGCGCATACCTGTACAACCTTGGTGTTCACACCATGCCCAAAAGTCATCATTGCCTTAATATGAGGTTGACAGTAGAATATTTTAAATCCACACCATTGGATCCAGATGACTCTCCTGCCCATAAGTTCAACATTCCAGACCACAGGCACTATGTTATATTATCTAAAAATGTTCTTGCAGCTTCTGTTGTCATCAACTCAACTGTTAGTAGCTGTGAG GATACTGAAAATGTAGTCTTTCATGTACTAACCGATGCTCAAAATTTCTATGCCATGAAGCACTGGTTTGCAAGAAATTCCTACAGGGAATCAGCTGTCGATGTcataaactatgaacaaattattttCGAGAATTTCCCTGAGTTCGGAACCCAGCCATTGTATTTGCCTGAGGAATTTCGTGTCTTCATCAGTAGCCTTGAGCGGCCTACTGAAAAGAGCAGAATGGAGTATTTATCAGTGTTCAGTCATTCACATTTCTTTATTGCGGAAATATTCAAAGATTTAAAGAAGGTAATTATATTGGATGATGATGTGGTTGTTCAACGTGATCTCTCTTTCTTGTGGAATCTTGATATGGGAGACAAGGTCAATGGTGCTGTCAGATTTTGTGGTTTGAAACTTGGCCAATTGAGGAACCTTCTGGGTAGGACAATGTATGATCCACAGTCATGTGCATGGATGTCTGGGGTGAACATCATCGATTTGGACAAATGGAGAGAGCATAATGTTACCGAGAATTACCTGCAACTCCTGAGAAAG TTTGGAAACCATGATGACGAGGCCTCACTGCGGGCTGCAGCTTTGCCTATTAGTTTATTGTCCTTCCAGCATCTTCTATATCCACTTGATGAGAGATTCACCTTATCTGGACTCGGGTATGACTATGGTATTAAAGAGGAAGTTGCCCAGAGTTCCATATCGTTGCATTACAACGGAAATATGAAACCTTGGCTTGAGTTGGGTATACCAGATTATAGGAAGTACTGGAAGAGGTTTCTTACACGAGATGAGAGATTCATGGATGAGTGCAATGTAAGTCCATAG
- the LOC117839375 gene encoding probable galacturonosyltransferase 7 isoform X1, producing MKATAPPAKRRRGPRLAVLALVFCSLLVPIAFLFNRFPAVYVTDERPQQEIDLPSHAGFESVGSVVKRDSAGVIGVNVEAQDSSEKISRSSEDSHNGIDTDSSSISTEPKALPPPKIEQPVLPPPKVEQPKPEVKPVPVPVQQKGDDRWIRPPRVQNADEVEKAKACQLEFGSYCLWSIEHKEVMRDTIVKRLKDQLFVARSYYPSIAKLKGKEALTRELKQNIQEHERVLSESIVDADLPSFIKKKIEIMDQSIARAKSCTVDCNNVDRKLRQILHMTEDEAHFHMKQSAYLYNLGVHTMPKSHHCLNMRLTVEYFKSTPLDPDDSPAHKFNIPDHRHYVILSKNVLAASVVINSTVSSCEDTENVVFHVLTDAQNFYAMKHWFARNSYRESAVDVINYEQIIFENFPEFGTQPLYLPEEFRVFISSLERPTEKSRMEYLSVFSHSHFFIAEIFKDLKKVIILDDDVVVQRDLSFLWNLDMGDKVNGAVRFCGLKLGQLRNLLGRTMYDPQSCAWMSGVNIIDLDKWREHNVTENYLQLLRKFGNHDDEASLRAAALPISLLSFQHLLYPLDERFTLSGLGYDYGIKEEVAQSSISLHYNGNMKPWLELGIPDYRKYWKRFLTRDERFMDECNVSP from the exons ATGAAGGCGACTGCTCCGCCGGCGAAGCGGCGGAGAGGCCCGCGGCTGGCGGTGCTGGCGCTCGTCTTCTGCTCGCTGCTCGTGCCGATCGCCTTCCTCTTCAACCGCTTCCCCGCCG TGTATGTGACGGATGAGCGCCCCCAGCAG GAGATTGACTTGCCTTCACATGCGGGGTTTGAAAGTGTTGGCTCTGTAGTAAAGCGGGACAGTGCTGGTGTTATTGGTGTTAATGTGGAGGCACAG GATTCATCTGAGAAGATTTCCAGGAGCAGTGAAGACTCCCACAATGGTATTGATACCGACTCTTCCAGCATTAGCACTGAACCAAAAG CTCTCCCCCCTCCGAAAATTGAACAACCAGTTCTCCCCCCTCCAAAAGTTGAACAACCAAAACCAGAAGTGAAGCCAGTACCAGTTCCAGTTCAACAAAAA GGTGACGATAGGTGGATTAGGCCTCCCAGAGTTCAAAATGCTGATGAAGTGGAAAAGGCTAAGGCTTGTCAACTTGAATTTGGGAGTTACTGTCTCTGGTCCATAGAGCACAAAGAAGTTATGAGGGATACCATCGTGAAAAGGCTGAAAGATCAGCTATTTGTAGCTCGATCATACTACCCAAGCATTGCGAAACTTAAAGGAAAGGAGGCACTGACTCGTGAATTGAAGCAAAATATTCAAGAACATGAGAGGGTTCTCAGTGAATCCATTGTTGATGCTGATCTACCATCCTT tataaaaaagaagatagagataATGGACCAATCAATAGCAAGAGCCAAATCGTGCACTGTGGATTGTAACAATGTCGACAGAAAGCTTCGTCAAATTCTTCATATGACAGAGGATGAAGCTCATTTTCATATGAAGCAGAGCGCATACCTGTACAACCTTGGTGTTCACACCATGCCCAAAAGTCATCATTGCCTTAATATGAGGTTGACAGTAGAATATTTTAAATCCACACCATTGGATCCAGATGACTCTCCTGCCCATAAGTTCAACATTCCAGACCACAGGCACTATGTTATATTATCTAAAAATGTTCTTGCAGCTTCTGTTGTCATCAACTCAACTGTTAGTAGCTGTGAG GATACTGAAAATGTAGTCTTTCATGTACTAACCGATGCTCAAAATTTCTATGCCATGAAGCACTGGTTTGCAAGAAATTCCTACAGGGAATCAGCTGTCGATGTcataaactatgaacaaattattttCGAGAATTTCCCTGAGTTCGGAACCCAGCCATTGTATTTGCCTGAGGAATTTCGTGTCTTCATCAGTAGCCTTGAGCGGCCTACTGAAAAGAGCAGAATGGAGTATTTATCAGTGTTCAGTCATTCACATTTCTTTATTGCGGAAATATTCAAAGATTTAAAGAAGGTAATTATATTGGATGATGATGTGGTTGTTCAACGTGATCTCTCTTTCTTGTGGAATCTTGATATGGGAGACAAGGTCAATGGTGCTGTCAGATTTTGTGGTTTGAAACTTGGCCAATTGAGGAACCTTCTGGGTAGGACAATGTATGATCCACAGTCATGTGCATGGATGTCTGGGGTGAACATCATCGATTTGGACAAATGGAGAGAGCATAATGTTACCGAGAATTACCTGCAACTCCTGAGAAAG TTTGGAAACCATGATGACGAGGCCTCACTGCGGGCTGCAGCTTTGCCTATTAGTTTATTGTCCTTCCAGCATCTTCTATATCCACTTGATGAGAGATTCACCTTATCTGGACTCGGGTATGACTATGGTATTAAAGAGGAAGTTGCCCAGAGTTCCATATCGTTGCATTACAACGGAAATATGAAACCTTGGCTTGAGTTGGGTATACCAGATTATAGGAAGTACTGGAAGAGGTTTCTTACACGAGATGAGAGATTCATGGATGAGTGCAATGTAAGTCCATAG